The Miscanthus floridulus cultivar M001 chromosome 6, ASM1932011v1, whole genome shotgun sequence genomic interval gatgactctagaaattgatttattcaggGACAGTGATAGTATTTATCCTTTTTAGCAATCATTGAATACCTACAAAATTTCCTTCTAATCTGTCCCATCAGCCTTCTTGCCATCTGGCTTATTCCTGTGGAAGATGTTAGCTACCTAAGTTGTGAATTTGCTTCATGACATCTTAGTATCAGATTCAAAAATCCTCCATAGCTTCTGCCATGTCATTGCTAGTTATGTTGTTCAATCTCAATAGCCAACAACAGAAGTGCATAACCATAAGTATCACGGGTTGATGGATGATACAAGTGATGTGTATGGATGTAAGGATCAGATATCATCACGGGTTGATGGATGATACAAGTGATGTGTGTGGATGTAAGGATCAGATATCATGTAATCATGAACCATGTTCACCAAGAGGGAAAACTACCATTGGAAGACACTAGATGGAGGGCGCTTGGAATAGAGGAGTGGGGAGTTAAAAGAAAATCTTTTTTGTTAGATGTTGCTCGTTGAAACTGAAAACTCAGGGTGTATAAATAACCATTCACTAAAACCAATATAACCTGAAATAGCCTACTCTAAGTATAGCAaggttctcttttttttttgcgaaaaaagTATAGCAAGGTTCTGACTTaacatctaatgaacatgttttttttttatctcttTGTATTTGTATGGCTGGTTTAGTGGCTGGCAAAGAATGCTTCTTACTGACACTCCGGTAATATGCAGAATGGGATGATAAGGAAGAAGGCAATGAAGCCGTCCAGCAGTGGGAGGATGATTGGGATGACGATGACGTGAATGATGATTTCTCGCTGCAGCTGAGGAAAGAGCTGGAGGGAAGCAACGCCCAGAAGAGCTGAAGTATTATTTCTCTAGTTTATAAATGATTCTTATATGCCAGCTACTTTTGGAACCGTGGTGTGCTTTGGATGGGTTGATATGGTTGCGCAGCTCTATATGTGAGCGGCAGAAAGTTTATGGACATCAGTCGGCAATTTGACAGCACTGTATCTGTTCCGGTGGAAATTATCTCACCAGTTGTCGTTAGGACATGGCTCTAGCGGAAATGCTAGAAATCATCCCACATTGTGTATCTTATATCTCCAGCTGTCTCGGTTCTTAGCATCATAAGATAAAAACCAGCAACCCAACAGTTTTGTATATCCACTCTCAAAACCTCCGCGCAAAAAAAGAGGGTTGCACACTTGCACGCGTATCTTTTCGCGGACGACCGgtttggtggatgaaaaaaccATCTTCCGCAAAAGCACAGGTACGCCGAGACGGAGGCCGTGGTGCGCCAGATAGAAGATGGTGCGCTCGATAGAATTGGAGCAATGATGTCGCTGTCGGACGCGTTAGCGATAGCTAGGCGGAGGACGAGGACACCAGACCTCAGACAGTCAGACCTCACAGCCAGTGCCACAGTGAGGTGCAACGGTGTGACTTGTGCGTGGCCGGCCTCCGAAATAATCTCGTACGTTGAGGTAGCACCTCGTTGGTCTTGTGCGCGAACTTGTTTGGATTCGTTGCTAGAGATGCTAGCTAGTTGTACTACTCGGCAATCTACATGCTAGATCaagtaatcagcctgttcgcttgctcgtaaatgatCATGAATTTCCAGtcgagaatagtgtttttctctcacaccaaaccagccagcagtaaataatccacgatcgtttacggcctcctgAACAGGCTGAATACTGATCGGGAAATGCAACCGGGTGTTTGAAATTGGAGGGGGAAAAAGGAGAGAGACTGGTTTAACTTATAAGCAACGTGACTaaaagtaccgttggctggtttggtgtgaaagaaaaatactgttcatcggctgataagccatggcttataagctaaatacaaccaaacgaacaggctgcaaatGGATGTCGGATTACGAACTGCATGCAGCCTAGCTCCACGCTGCCATGCTGTTGTACCTATCGAATGGCTTATCTTTCACTTTCAGGAGCGCATTATTGATAACTGCTGGAGATAGAAAATAAATCCTCTCCCTTCTTTTTAGAATTGGAATAATTATTTATTTGAGAAGTGAACTTTTAGGAACCGTTGAGATAACTGTTGAAGATAGAAAATAAATCCTCTCCCTTCTTTTTAGAATTGGAATAATTATATATTTGAGAAGTGAACTTTTAGGATATGTCGAAGATGCTCTTATAAGATGTCTTAGAGCAACTCTTCGGAATGGCTTCAAAAATCTCTGTGAAACCCTGTTCGAGAAGGTTGAGTCCTATTTGCAATCGAAGTTACAGTCGAAATTATGATAATAAAGTCATGGGCAGATAGCCCTGACGAGTGATTTGATTAATTAAACGGGACTGGGAGATTACTATTCCAGCCAAGTAAACATAAACTCTTCAAAGAAAGGTCGTCGGCGAGCTTCGCCCTCATAGCATAAATATTTGTTGAACCCACATATCACTTGGTTATATCTTTTTTTCTGAATCATCTTTTTTTATGCTTGGATTTTTTCCTTCATTATAAAAGAACAGAGTACACTGGCCAATCTTGTCGGCTAAGACTATAGTTAGCCAATTTTGTAACTCTTTAGGATGCTTGGTGAAGGGACCGTTACGCCTAAGAagggaggtgaattaggcaacttaaaattcttactctaagctatggcctctttttctaactctagcgaaacctatgcaatagatgaactatctaaatgtgcaactacggttttgctaggagtagctatctctaccgcaaaacaagtaatgtaaacaatgtaaatgcggaagctaaagagcaaggtagagatatgcaaactcccgtcgatgactccggtatttttaccgaggtatcgagaagcgcgcaagcttccccctagtcctcgttggagcccctcgcaagggccaagctcccggtcgggtaactccgtggatagccttgggccttccccacgcgcaagtgggtctccgatgtgcctctcggaaagcctctcccggatgctccccgacgtcttcactatcaagctttcggccgaaacgccgtggccttgttccctccggtacacgatggcggccacaccacaaacgcggttggtgtgatctcgcaagacttcaagcccctccgatgtacaacacttgtgctcgcaagcacggggtggcaagaggtatacaaacctcactaaacactaggcaaacacctagagcaagcgcataagcggtggtctaatcaacctaagcacttcgcaaagcacttatgctaatcacctaataaaatactaagcactatgcatgtggagatcactcaaatggtgtattaacactcttggtatgtttcctcagctccacacacctcaaatggccggttgggggttgtatttataagccccactgagaaagtagccgttggggtcgaattcccgcgaaactgctactgaccggacgctgaatcgtcctaaccggacgcgtccggtcgtcccgaccgttgcagccacgaaccaccgatcggacgctgccagcgtccggtcgcctgccaccggacgcgtccggtcgcagtttcgcgtgcctagaacctctctgtactcgatcggacgctgatgccctgcgtccggtcggttgccgccagcgtccggtcctcgcatttggtcgcctatctgccgagccaccggtccagcgtccggtcgcgcttccagcgtccggtcgcctctgcgagctcgtttcttcgcaatcttgcgtacggcttggttccaatctttatgcttggacttggcttgatcttttggtcttctcttgtgcttcaaaggtcttgcttgaggtgttgatcatcgagtcatcacgtcgccttcgtccaagttatgttttgcaccctattgaactacaacacTAACACTTGCaacttcattagtccaatttggttgtgttggtcatcaaacaccaaaatccaaagtaaatgggccaagggtccatttttcttacaatctccccctttttggtgattgatgccaacacgaccaaagcaagcaaataataagaatttggaagttaaaaactacctacttgctaggatgcaatgcaaagggcaaggttatatgatactaattgatagataccaattgaaactttacttaaaagcttgtcttgcccttgcaaatgtccccttgtgatattatggattaaagcctagctttaaaaaaaatctcccattacttagactaacccataatttactttcctccctttcttggaccattactacttgtaactaaatgcttgtctttggtccttcaaattctccccctttggcatcaaacaccgaaaaggaagacatttgtAGCAcaaagggagggtcaaatttcatgatcctttgagtaaagagtgaaatggatcacaaaatttgactctcacattatatagactaagctccccctaaatatatgcatacataggatagaaagcaaagcatatgcataattagcaatttattttactagagagtttaatctatataatgcatggagaaagcatataaatatgaaatgaaatcaacatgatgaagtcaattgaagaatgatgcttaactccggggactccaatttccttacaatgagactactacacatgtgataggtttgaaaaaattgataccattttgaacaagtgttagtctcaaagtatccaagttgtagattaagctctccctaaacttgtgcacacaagtgttgaatacttgtaaaatttgtgcacattgatttaagtgtcaaaataccatttgaaagataatatttgggagagattatctacaatttggactttggcacatattagataaataattataaagcaagctatgtgccgtgcttctaaacaattttaaatcatgtaggtttgctccaagggttgaagatgaaaccgagcaagcctaccatatgatacacctattgaatgcatgacaaaatatttaagcatgtgaatgcaaacattaggcataaaagataactagatgctttaagagtataccaattgaaagacaataccaattgaaacaaatgctaattgaaagtaatgacatctagttacctaacatgggaagaagaatttgggtccatagtattcactaacctacttggcaatgactttgtccatcatgatgcaccccatgcaATGCACCCAacctttgccaagtctccaaatttctcGAAGTCTGACGGACTTCTTACTtctcttttgggatccaaaccttcttggtgctcttcatgttagaaatgatttcctttggcacccaaaagcgtttgaccccattgttagcttggttgttcaccttgatggccaccaccttgtcatttttcttcttcttcaagagataaggtgtggaggccttcttgtccaccttgttggtgtaggtattggagagcttgcttgtttgcttttttctccttcttctttgctcctcccccattctttaccttgcactcataggacttgtgaccttccttgtggcacacgtaacaaaccacggtttgtccttcatcaagcttcttcactcccttgatggtgttatcttgatgaagttgggtttgcttcgccttgccttttacttgagtcaagtccttgtgaggcgagctacttcttgcttgagttgctcattctcttttgcaacctcttgtgtgcatgtatctacaatcactttctcaacacaagcttggttgcacaaaggtgagtctaaacataaataattgcaagaggtagatgcatcctttttaattatgtcatttcttttagatgccttggtgggggtatttttgacggcctcaagattagcaactttatttgttagctcatcacaatgtttgcacatgatttctattttagcaagcaaactttgataatcattttgtgagctagctaacttttcttttaattttttatttttcttttcaagttgcttatcattaattgtgcatgcacttgttgttacactagcctcaagttgctcaattttagtagatagttcaacattgagatttgcaaagttttcatattgttcaagcaaattcttgtatgcttcttgtgaactacctagctcttcttttaaagttttgagcttcttttgttgactagtgcaaactttagcatatttaagattttgttgcacaattgtattgtaagaaggcaaatcatcatcactatcactctcactagaggatgaactttcgttacctcgtgccataaggcacacacgagaagagcttgatgatgagtgcttgtgacctcgcctcttgtgatggttttcttcttcacttgaagaatcatcccatgaccttattgttgtgagggctttgttctttcacgtcttcttctttgtcttgggtgtgggcttgtttggacaaacttccacaaagtgccccaactcgccgcatctatagcatcccctctttctttgctcgtttctttgattggtgaaaatgagatcttgaatttggatgggcacacccttgacattgagcctttggatcatcttctccaccttgttgattaatttgattgattcttcatcaaggtcagaggtggaggaggaagattgatcatcatcacttgaatcttcatcatcatcatcaccctcgtcttcttcttcacttgaggagcttgagcttgagcttgactcaactttcttgcctttcatctttttcttctcactacaagcgagagctttgcctttgcttgatgaagatgattatccttgacccatcttccgtgacatctcaaatgccactatcttgccaatgacaatgcccggggtcatggtgctcaagttctccatgttgtgaaggatggtgatgatgcttgcatatttcttttatggtagaatggagatgatcttccttacgatatccgcatcatctagctttaataatcctattgaatggagctcattgataattagattcaatcaagaatacatatcatgaacaagctcattatcattcatagcaaaggaatcataattttgcttggctagacaatgtttttgctcacgaacattacttgtgccgttatgaagctcttggagttttaaccaaatttcatgtgccgtatttaaggtgaaaacttgattaaacacatccatgctaaaggattcaaacaggcaattcttagctctagcattgaaatgcatttctttttcatcactctttatgggtttttcgggattcttgatgggtttcatcccatcacgagtgactctccatacacccaaatcaactgcctcaaggtggcaagccattctagctttatagaatgggaagttagtgccgtcaaattatggaggcctagcggtatccatcccaaccactctaccaTAGCATCGGCttaacggcggttaagccaaaggtccaaatatgagccaaccggctctgataccaattgaagggaccgttacgcctaagaggggggggggtgaattaggcaacttaaaattcttactctaagctatggcctctttttctaactctagcaaaacctatgcaatagatgaactatctaaatgtgcaactacggttttgctagtgagtagctatctctactgcaaaacaagtaatgtaaacaatgtaaatgcggaagctaaagagcaaggtagagatatgcaaactcctgtcgatgactctggtatttttaccaaggtatcgagaagcgcgcaagcttccccctagtcctcgttggagcccctcgtaaggaatccctcgcaagggccaagctcctggtcgggtaactccgtggatagcctcaggccttccccacgcgcaagtgggtctccgatgtgcctctcggcaagcctctcccagatgctccccaccgtcttcactatcaagcttccggccaaaacgccgcgggccttgttccctccggtacacggtggcggccacaccacaaacgtggttggtgtgatctcgcaagacttcaagcccctccgatgtacaacacttgtgctcgcaagcacggggtggcaagaggtatgcaaacctcactaaacactaggcaaacacctagagcaagcgcataagcggtggtctaatcaacctaagcacttcgcaaagcacttatgctaatcacctaataaaacactaagtactatgcatgtggagatcactcaaatggtgtattaacactcttggtatgtttcctcagctccacacacctcaaatggccggttgggggttatatttataagccccactgagaaagtagccgttggggtcgaattcccgcgaaactgctactgaccggacgctgaatcgtcctgaccggacgcgttcggtcgtcccgaccgttgcagccacgaaccaccgatcggacgctgccagcgtccggttgcctaccaccggacgtgtccggtcgcagtttcgcgcgcctggaacctctctgtactcgatcggacgctgatgccctgcgtccggtcggttgccgccagcgtccggtcctcgcgttcggtcgcctatctgccgagccaccggtccagtgtccggtcgtgcttccagcgtccggtccagcgtccggtcgcctctgtgagctcgtttcttcgcaatcttgtgtacggcttggttccaatctttatgcttggacttggcttgatcttttggtcttctcttgtgcttcaaaggtcttgcttgaggtgttgatcatcgagtcatcacgtcgccttcgtccaagttatgttttgcaccctattgaactacaacacTAACACTTGCaacttcattagtccaatttggttgtgttggtcatcaaacaccaaaatccaaagtaaatgggccaagggtccattttccttacacttggTTACTGCCTTGCTGGCTAAATTTAACCCTTTTGAGACTAACTAATAGGCTAATGGTTAGATTGTGTGTAAGTAAACAAAAATAGCCATGCTATTAACCCATAGCCTAATTAGCCCCTTCTGTGTCCATCCAAATAGATAAAAAATTGCCCTTCTCTTTGGGGCTTGGGTTGCAAATATGACCACTAAGACCAAGGATGGTAATAGGTTTGTATCGGATGGGTGTCACCAATCCATATCAATAACCATTAGAATTTTTTGTATCTATGAAGAAACCAAACCTATGTGCCGACACAACTTTGTGACCATACTTGTGTCCATacgggtgaaaggatcaagatgcccaagagagggggtgaattaggctaattctaaatttctttgcaataattaaatcatatggttagcctaattaaccccttgtgcctagaaagtgtttctaattgttctaccgcacaaaagacttgcaacctaagttccaatcctactctagcatggcaattctaagaatgtaaagacatgaattgaattgcacaaagtaaatgctcaaagtaaatagagaggaaggaacgcgatgatgttttgccgaggtatcggagagtcgccactccccactagtcctcgttggagcacccgcgcaagggtgtagctctcccttgatccgcgcaaggatcaagtgctctctacgggttgattcttcgacactccgtcgcggtgaatcacccacaaccgctcacaacttgagttgggtcacccacaagctccgccggttgatcaccgaactcccaatcaccaccaagccgtctaggtgatggcgatcaccaagagtaacaagcacgaactctcacttgaccatgacaagcctaatgagcactaggaccttgctcttcttagcactctctaaggtgtttctcagctgttggaatgagcaaaaatacccccacacacgagtggaggtggtatttataacaccggctgaaaaacgaaccgttatttgcctctgcggggtgaccggacgcttcggt includes:
- the LOC136455925 gene encoding protein DELETION OF SUV3 SUPPRESSOR 1(I) yields the protein MAVAPADAKAEAAKMDLLEDDDEFEEFEIDQEWDDKEEGNEAVQQWEDDWDDDDVNDDFSLQLRKELEGSNAQKS